From Psychrobacillus sp. FSL K6-2836, a single genomic window includes:
- a CDS encoding nuclease-related domain-containing protein encodes MAQLVKLQDYVSRYQIDLKRYPTQFVRLKKQQWDRTKEEWERGSFNADWIEKEEEVVVEYEKKSLFSILFPKHKKEITEEIDWQNDELTEEVPIPEESSTLLFEPKLVYKPQTIEELKRMYLDQLFHFQLKWASSTLREKSYVDPKYMRDSLLRDLTQKLPDNYFLFYYPILKLKKAPIELDIILILPTEVVCIVVLEDKTSDAFIGSGERFWLKKSGKEEKKILNPTINLNRMESILGQIFEKQEIELPIKKVILSRNGYIDYPGNSFHTEFIDTRKFPEWFLSLKSSHSPMKHMQFKAAQAILDLVQTTSYSRSSWDLGSEETNE; translated from the coding sequence ATGGCCCAACTAGTTAAGCTACAAGATTATGTTTCTCGCTATCAAATTGATCTAAAAAGATATCCAACTCAGTTTGTAAGATTAAAGAAACAACAGTGGGATCGAACAAAGGAAGAGTGGGAACGAGGTTCTTTTAATGCAGATTGGATCGAAAAAGAAGAGGAAGTTGTTGTAGAATACGAGAAAAAGTCGCTTTTCTCTATTCTTTTTCCTAAGCATAAAAAAGAAATAACAGAAGAAATAGACTGGCAAAATGATGAGTTGACTGAAGAGGTACCAATCCCAGAAGAATCTAGTACGTTACTTTTTGAACCCAAATTAGTATATAAGCCTCAAACAATAGAAGAGTTAAAGCGAATGTATTTAGATCAGTTATTTCATTTTCAATTAAAATGGGCAAGCTCCACTTTACGAGAAAAGTCTTATGTAGATCCAAAATATATGCGTGATTCACTGCTAAGAGATTTAACACAGAAACTACCGGATAATTATTTTTTATTTTATTATCCTATTTTAAAGCTAAAAAAAGCACCAATTGAGTTAGATATTATACTAATACTTCCTACTGAAGTTGTCTGTATTGTAGTTCTGGAGGACAAAACTTCCGATGCGTTTATAGGGAGTGGGGAACGATTTTGGCTAAAGAAAAGTGGGAAAGAAGAAAAGAAAATATTAAATCCTACAATTAATCTGAATCGAATGGAATCAATTTTAGGGCAGATTTTCGAAAAACAAGAAATAGAGTTACCGATAAAAAAAGTAATTCTTTCAAGGAATGGTTATATTGATTATCCAGGAAACTCGTTTCATACCGAATTTATCGATACTAGAAAATTTCCAGAATGGTTTTTATCATTGAAATCTTCCCATTCTCCGATGAAGCATATGCAATTTAAAGCAGCACAGGCTATATTGGACCTAGTACAAACCACTTCGTATTCAAGATCTAGTTGGGATTTAGGTAGTGAGGAAACCAATGAGTAA
- the pepV gene encoding dipeptidase PepV, translating to MNWLELAESKKSDIVAELQRLIQIPSVMDEKEGNDEMPFGPKPLEALLHMLNEGEQEGFITKNVDNVAGHIEMGEGEDILGILCHVDVVPEGKNWTYPPFEGVVAEDKVYGRGAIDDKGPTIAAWMAMKLVKEAGIELSKKVRLIIGTDEESGFRCMARYFEKEAMPQMGFAPDADFPIINAEKGIANLIFTQTGSADTETIQFFQAGKRTNMVPDEAFAVIFGGLHMIKEKFQAFATEHNVEGEVTQEGPMVKVLVHGKSAHAMEPDDGVNAGILLAKFLQSINLTPHSKAFVNFLVSSFGEESRGHALALNFTDEISGDTTLNPGVIHYAPAQGSCTQVSMRYSVSYPFDEQLSACREVLSSTGITLDLGTNAKPHYVDKEDILIKTLQKVYEKHTGETAELLSIGGGTYARVLEKGVAFGMLFPGRTDVAHQIDEYVDIEDLVKATAIYADAIVELAGSSKLEEK from the coding sequence ATGAACTGGTTAGAACTAGCAGAATCGAAAAAATCAGATATTGTAGCAGAATTACAAAGATTAATACAAATTCCAAGTGTGATGGATGAAAAAGAAGGTAATGATGAAATGCCTTTTGGTCCCAAGCCATTAGAAGCTCTTTTACACATGTTGAATGAAGGTGAGCAAGAAGGATTTATAACAAAGAACGTGGATAATGTAGCTGGACATATTGAAATGGGTGAAGGGGAAGATATTTTAGGAATCCTTTGTCATGTTGATGTTGTGCCAGAAGGTAAAAATTGGACGTATCCACCATTTGAAGGCGTTGTAGCAGAGGATAAAGTATACGGACGCGGTGCAATAGACGACAAAGGTCCAACAATAGCCGCTTGGATGGCGATGAAATTAGTGAAAGAAGCTGGAATTGAGCTTTCGAAAAAAGTCCGTCTCATCATTGGAACAGACGAAGAAAGTGGATTCCGTTGTATGGCTAGATATTTTGAAAAAGAAGCAATGCCCCAAATGGGATTTGCCCCTGATGCAGATTTTCCGATTATTAATGCAGAAAAAGGGATTGCAAATCTAATCTTTACGCAAACTGGTTCAGCTGATACAGAAACGATTCAATTTTTTCAAGCAGGTAAACGCACAAATATGGTGCCAGATGAAGCATTTGCTGTAATTTTCGGTGGTCTACATATGATCAAAGAAAAATTCCAAGCGTTTGCAACAGAACATAATGTAGAAGGAGAAGTTACGCAAGAAGGTCCTATGGTTAAAGTACTTGTGCATGGTAAATCAGCACATGCAATGGAACCAGATGATGGTGTCAATGCGGGAATTTTATTGGCAAAATTCTTACAAAGTATTAACTTGACTCCTCATTCAAAAGCATTCGTCAACTTTTTAGTAAGTTCCTTCGGAGAAGAAAGCAGAGGGCATGCACTGGCACTTAATTTTACAGATGAGATTTCAGGGGATACGACTTTAAATCCAGGGGTTATTCATTATGCACCTGCACAGGGATCTTGTACACAGGTGAGTATGCGTTATTCTGTAAGCTATCCTTTCGATGAACAATTAAGTGCATGTAGAGAGGTGCTTAGTAGTACAGGTATTACATTGGATTTGGGTACTAATGCTAAGCCGCATTATGTCGATAAAGAAGATATACTCATTAAAACATTACAAAAAGTATACGAAAAACATACCGGTGAGACAGCAGAGCTATTATCTATCGGTGGTGGCACGTATGCGAGAGTATTAGAAAAAGGGGTAGCATTTGGTATGCTTTTCCCAGGTAGAACAGATGTAGCTCATCAAATAGATGAATATGTAGATATTGAAGATTTAGTTAAAGCAACTGCAATTTATGCAGATGCTATAGTAGAACTTGCTGGAAGCTCAAAATTGGAGGAGAAATAA
- the dat gene encoding D-amino-acid transaminase translates to MVKVLWNDQFVQEEDVKIGYEDRGYQFGDGIYEVIKIYNGDMFTATEHIDRLYASADKIQLVIPYTKDVMHKMLHDLIEMNELQDGQVYLQFTRGTSMRQHNFPIPSVESVLTAYTKETVRPLSQLENGVKACFVEDLRWLRCDIKSLNLLGNVLAKQEAISKDCYEAVLHRGETITEGSSSNMYGIKDGVLYTHPVSNLILNGITRQVILSCCEEVGLPVVEEAFTKAQALEMDEMIMSSTNAEVMPIISIDSKLIGNGKRGKWTQKLQVAFEKRIPSSVKI, encoded by the coding sequence ATGGTAAAAGTATTATGGAATGATCAATTTGTACAAGAAGAAGATGTGAAAATTGGATACGAAGATCGTGGTTATCAATTTGGTGATGGAATTTATGAAGTGATTAAAATATATAACGGAGATATGTTCACTGCAACAGAGCATATTGATCGATTGTATGCGAGTGCTGACAAAATTCAATTAGTCATTCCATATACAAAAGACGTCATGCATAAAATGCTACACGATCTTATAGAAATGAACGAGCTTCAAGATGGGCAAGTGTATCTTCAATTTACGCGCGGTACTAGTATGCGTCAACATAATTTCCCGATTCCGTCGGTTGAATCCGTATTAACAGCTTATACAAAGGAAACTGTACGTCCTCTATCACAGCTAGAAAATGGAGTCAAAGCTTGCTTTGTAGAAGATCTCCGCTGGCTTCGTTGTGATATCAAATCGTTAAATTTATTAGGAAATGTGTTAGCAAAACAGGAAGCAATCAGTAAAGACTGCTATGAGGCGGTTTTACATCGTGGAGAAACAATTACGGAAGGTTCATCTTCTAATATGTACGGTATTAAAGATGGCGTTTTATATACACATCCAGTTAGCAATTTAATACTTAATGGAATTACTCGCCAAGTTATTTTAAGCTGCTGTGAAGAGGTAGGGCTTCCAGTAGTTGAAGAAGCATTTACAAAAGCACAAGCACTTGAGATGGATGAAATGATTATGTCTTCGACAAATGCGGAAGTAATGCCAATAATTTCGATTGACAGTAAATTAATCGGTAACGGAAAACGTGGCAAATGGACCCAAAAGCTTCAAGTAGCATTTGAAAAAAGAATTCCTTCGTCCGTTAAAATATGA
- a CDS encoding diacylglycerol/lipid kinase family protein: MSNIVFIVNEYAGNGLGKKIWRKWKDAIDFPHTVFITESKDHATKIARKCAESMDNLLIVGVGGDGTIHEIIVGVVGFEHVRIGIIAAGSGNDFGRTFSVFRTLKDLQAFAMSDFHTKMDIGTVQTHNSTYQFVNNAGFGFDAKVAYLANYSVWKSRLNLLKLGKLAYILYLIKELFTFNKFSFTLHNKEEVIQFDDVWFFVICNQPFFGGGMKISPTSIPNDQLLEMTVINKLSRWKLLFIFGTVFFGKHTKFKEVTQFQASDFNIVIHDEVFGHVDGEFSCITDKDTAFACSVIANAWNLANR; this comes from the coding sequence ATGAGTAATATAGTCTTTATCGTAAATGAGTATGCAGGGAATGGGTTAGGTAAGAAGATATGGAGAAAGTGGAAAGACGCTATCGATTTTCCTCATACAGTATTTATCACAGAGAGTAAAGACCATGCCACGAAAATAGCAAGAAAATGCGCAGAATCTATGGATAATTTGCTCATTGTTGGTGTTGGCGGAGATGGGACCATTCATGAAATTATCGTTGGTGTAGTTGGGTTTGAGCATGTTCGAATCGGTATCATTGCTGCAGGAAGTGGAAATGACTTCGGCCGAACATTTTCCGTTTTTCGTACCTTGAAGGACCTACAGGCTTTTGCTATGAGCGATTTTCATACAAAGATGGATATTGGGACCGTGCAAACTCATAATTCAACATACCAATTTGTTAATAATGCAGGATTTGGATTTGATGCAAAAGTTGCTTACCTCGCTAATTATTCTGTGTGGAAAAGTAGATTAAATCTTTTAAAACTAGGTAAGCTTGCATACATATTATATCTTATTAAAGAGTTATTTACGTTCAATAAATTTTCCTTTACCCTACATAATAAAGAAGAAGTTATCCAATTTGATGATGTGTGGTTCTTTGTTATTTGCAATCAGCCGTTTTTTGGAGGTGGTATGAAAATTTCACCAACATCTATTCCTAATGATCAATTACTAGAAATGACAGTCATTAACAAATTATCAAGATGGAAATTATTATTTATTTTTGGTACAGTATTCTTTGGAAAACATACTAAATTTAAAGAAGTTACACAGTTTCAAGCATCAGATTTTAATATAGTTATCCATGATGAAGTGTTCGGCCATGTAGATGGAGAGTTTTCTTGCATAACCGATAAAGATACAGCTTTTGCATGTTCAGTAATAGCAAATGCATGGAATTTAGCAAACCGTTAA
- the thpR gene encoding RNA 2',3'-cyclic phosphodiesterase yields the protein MTKHYFIAVKIPKQIANAIIHERDKTNLLKTHKVLPVAEDLHITLYYLGHVEDSTLEQIIHALHQLVWEPFELKTSGVAHFGNEATPRVVYTALEKSNPLQLLQKKIVQLLANFIEVQKKNEFTAHITIAKKWATKESLNLTEFTLPNLAFNVLSLSLFTINANRSPRYEEISTVLVKEGRKEWPN from the coding sequence ATGACCAAGCATTATTTTATCGCTGTAAAAATTCCAAAGCAGATAGCAAATGCAATTATTCACGAACGTGATAAAACAAATTTACTAAAGACACATAAAGTGTTACCTGTGGCAGAAGATTTGCATATTACACTCTATTATTTAGGGCATGTAGAAGATAGTACATTAGAGCAGATAATTCATGCTCTTCACCAATTAGTATGGGAACCGTTTGAACTGAAGACAAGTGGAGTGGCGCATTTTGGAAATGAAGCCACTCCACGCGTTGTATATACCGCCTTGGAAAAAAGTAATCCATTGCAATTATTACAAAAAAAAATTGTACAGCTATTAGCGAATTTTATAGAAGTGCAGAAAAAAAATGAATTTACTGCCCATATTACAATCGCAAAAAAATGGGCTACTAAAGAGTCGCTAAATTTAACAGAGTTTACATTACCTAATTTAGCCTTTAACGTATTAAGCTTGTCTCTTTTTACGATTAATGCGAATCGTTCTCCGCGTTATGAAGAAATAAGTACAGTTTTAGTGAAGGAGGGGAGAAAAGAATGGCCCAACTAG